From the genome of Papaver somniferum cultivar HN1 chromosome 2, ASM357369v1, whole genome shotgun sequence, one region includes:
- the LOC113350363 gene encoding PHD finger protein ALFIN-LIKE 4-like produces MDADGQYNPRTVEEVFRDFKGRRIGMIKALTTDVEEFYQQCDPEKENLCLYGFPTEQWEVNLPAEEVPPELPEPALGINFARDGMQEKDWLSLVAVHSDAWLLAVAFYFGARFGFEKNDRKRLFSMINDLPTIFEVVSGAAKKPVKEKTAASNLSSTKPKPSPKVQRVAEPQPKFTKPMPAPKDDDDEEEGSLDEEEDEHGDTLCGACGENYASDEFWICCDICEKWFHGKCVKITPARAEHIKQYKCPACSNKRARP; encoded by the exons ATGGATGCAGATGGACAGTATAATCCAAGAACAGTTGAAGAAGTTTTTAGAGATTTTAAAGGGAGAAGAATTGGAATGATTAAAGCTCTTACTACTG atgtTGAAGAATTTTATCAACAGTGTGACCCTG AGAAGGAAAACTTGTGCTTGTATGGATTTCCTACTGAACAATGGGAGGTCAATTTACCTGCTGAAGAGGTCCCTCCTGAGCTTCCAGAACCTGCACTGGGTATCAACTTTGCTAGAGATGGGATGCAAGAAAAAGACTGGTTATCTCTGGTAGCGGTGCACAGTGATGCGTGGTTACTTGCAGTCGCATTTTATTTTGGTGCCAGATTTGGATTTGAGAAAAATGACAG GAAACGCTTATTCAGTATGATAAATGACCTTCCAACTATCTTTGAGGTTGTTTCTGGTGCTGCGAAGAAACCAGTGAAGGAGAAGACAGCGGCGTCAAACCTCAGCAGCACCAAACCCAAGCCTAGCCCAAAAGTG CAACGGGTGGCTGAACCTCAACCAAAGTTTACCAAGCCAATGCCGGCTCccaaggatgatgatgatgaagaagaaggatccCTGGACGAAGAGGAAGACGAGCATGGAGATACTCTTTGCGGGGCCTGTGGGGAGAACTATGCGTCAGATGAGTTCTGGATCTGCTGTGACATCTGCGAGAAGTGGTTTCATGGAAAGTGTGTCAAGATCACTCCAGCGAGAGCCGAGCACATCAAGCAGTACAAATGCCCAGCTTGCAGCAACAAAAGAGCACGCCCTTGA
- the LOC113352685 gene encoding factor of DNA methylation 2-like, with amino-acid sequence MPKIRDFSWGETERRTGAQLKKMIVGSSLLTTHLHEEIRKLQNLVSRLDTEIDVKNRRIGFIVTGLLKQAHPEDMRRMHGSMNENETLRRELRNQRTELAQQCKEIEKREAQLVVLSEEVEDMCKKLEERDDELDSMINLNNTLIAKERISNHELQEAHQVLIEGLDGFANIRSRPPVGIKRMGELNEKPFRDICIEKFSSTEWEIKSVELCSLWQYKIQDPEWYPYKKVTIDKKLHEVINEDDEKLRELKDEWGEEVYDAVANASLEMNEYNASGRYPVRELWNFKEGRQASFKEVMEYILQKLKALKTVKRRRF; translated from the exons ATGCCAAAAATTCGTGATTTCAGTTGGGGTGAAACAGAAAGAAGAACTGGGGCGCAACTTAAAAAG ATGATTGTTGGTTCAAGTTTATTGACAACTCACTTACATGAAGAGATAAGGAAACTGCAGAATCTTGTGTCTAGACTAGATACGGAGATAGATGTAAAGAATCGAAGGATCGGATTCAT AGTGACGGGTCTCCTGAAACAAGCTCATCCTGAAG ATATGAGAAGAATGCATGGGAGTATGAATGAGAACGAGACATTGAGAAGAGAGTTAAGAAATCAAAGGACAGAACTTGCGCAGCAATGTAAGGAAATCGAGAAGCGTGAGGCCCAATTGGTTGTTTTGAGTGAGGAG GTGGAGGATATGTGCAAAAAACTGGAAGAGAGAGATGATGAGTTGGATAGTATGATTAACCTCAATAACACCCTTATAGCCAAAGAGCGCATTAGTAACCACGAGCTACAGGAGGCACACCAAGTTCTAATCGAG GGTTTGGATGGGTTTGCAAATATACGTTCGCGTCCTCCTGTTGGGATAAAGAGGATGGGGGAGCTGAATGAGAAACCATTTCGAGATATTTGCATTGAGAAGTTCTCGAGTACAGAATGGGAAATAAAATCAGTTGAGCTATGCTCGTTGTGGCAATATAAAATACAAGATCCAGAGTGGTATCCGTATAAGAAAGTGACAATCGATAAAAAGCTTCAT GAAGTAataaatgaagatgatgaaaagttgAGAGAGCTGAAAGATGAATGGGGCGAGGAAGTATATGATGCAGTAGCTAATGCTTCACTGGAGATGAATGAGTACAATGCAAGTGGAAGATATCCAGTTCGGGAGCTTTGGAATTTCAAGGAAGGAAGACAAGCCAGCTTTAAGGAAGTAATGGAGTACATCCTTCAAAAATTGAAAGCTCTTAAAACTGTTAAACGTCGAAGATTCTAG
- the LOC113350357 gene encoding nuclear transcription factor Y subunit A-3-like: MQELAKKGSDPIWWTSSGSQNPQSCLSRSISINMDSSPPDCRNVKQLGFQLQDQDSSSTQSTGQSHHEVSNMSADHSNGQCVSAQSGITYGKQGDAQNKSILSLGTPEFVFPHQVDYAHSVARLPYPYIDPYYSGIVTSYGPQAIIHPQVMSVASARVPLPLELAENEPMFVNAKQYRAILRRRQSRAKLEAQNKLIKDRKPYLHESRHLHALKRARGSGGRFLNTKQLQELEKNNHSNGQNTSDMGYLQLGGNRSELDFGNHGGASTTSCSDLTTSSNSGAFFRQQDLRFPGYAHMGNGNRQDGGGGGIMCNGSHQRVPVTQ, encoded by the exons ATGCAAGAACTAGCCAAGAAAGGGTCTGATCCAATTTGGTGGACTTCTTCTGGATCCCAAAATCCACAGAGTTGTTTGTCTAGGAGCATAAGCATAAACATGGACTCCTCTCCTCCAGATTGTCGCAATGTAAAGCAGTTAGGTTTCCAACTGCAAGATCAGGACTCATCCTCGACCCAGTCAACTGGTCAATCACATCATGAAGTATCAAATATGTCGGCAGACCACTCTAATGGACAATGTGTTTCAGCTCAGTCTG GTATTACTTATGGGAAGCAAGGGGATGCACAGAATAAATCAATTCTATCTCTTGGAACCCCTGAATTTGTTTTCCCCCATCAAGTTGATTATGCCCATTCAGTG GCTCGCCTACCCTATCCTTATATTGATCCATACTACAGCGGCATAGTAACTTCTTATGGACCACAAGCTATT ATACATCCTCAGGTTATGAGTGTGGCTTCTGCTCGAGTCCCACTGCCTCTTGAGCTTGCTGAAAACGAGCCCATGTTTGTTAATGCAAAACAATACCGAGCTATCCTCAGACGTAGGCAGTCACGTGCAAAGCTTGAGGCTCAAAATAAACTTATCAAAGATCGAAAG CCATATCTACACGAGTCTCGGCATCTTCATGCATTGAAGAGGGCAAGAGGATCCGGTGGTCGTTTTCTTAACACCAAGCAGTTGCAGGAGTTGGAGAAAAACAACCACTCTAATGGCCAAAACACCTCTGACATGGGCTACCTGCAATTGGGTGGAAACCGATCAGAATTAGATTTTGGCAACCATGGGGGTGCTTCCACAACATCCTGCTCTGATTTAACAACCTCCTCAAATAGTGGTGCCTTTTTTCGTCAGCAAGATCTCAGGTTCCCAGGTTACGCTCACATGGGAAATGGGAACAGGCAGGACGGAGGTGGAGGGGGCATTATGTGTAACGGATCCCACCAGCGTGTTCCTGTTACACAATGA